One window of Gemmatimonadaceae bacterium genomic DNA carries:
- a CDS encoding MarR family winged helix-turn-helix transcriptional regulator: protein MTRRIDFAVCATDCHCLDARRQARAISRLYDEQLRPYGLRATQFSVLVALEVGPGAPLAMLADSLGLDRTTFTRSAALMRRKGWIVSARSEDGREHRVKLSAAGRRKLHEAYPAWQRAQRLIDKKNPIANRTRITAPTA, encoded by the coding sequence ATGACCCGTAGAATCGATTTCGCTGTCTGCGCGACCGACTGCCACTGCCTGGACGCGCGGCGGCAGGCGCGCGCGATTTCGCGTCTGTACGACGAGCAGCTGCGCCCGTACGGACTGCGGGCGACGCAGTTCTCCGTGCTCGTGGCGCTCGAGGTCGGCCCGGGGGCGCCCTTGGCCATGCTCGCCGATTCACTGGGCCTCGATCGGACGACGTTCACGCGTAGCGCGGCCCTCATGCGGCGAAAGGGCTGGATCGTCTCGGCACGGTCGGAGGACGGCCGCGAACACCGCGTGAAGCTCAGTGCCGCCGGCCGCCGGAAGCTGCACGAGGCGTATCCGGCCTGGCAGCGGGCTCAGCGGCTGATCGACAAGAAGAACCCCATCGCGAACAGGACACGGATCACGGCTCCGACGGCCTAA
- a CDS encoding DMT family transporter: MANDMRAHRFLPTIALATAGSVWGTGFLLGKIALTEMPVADMVLFRFVVGCAVLVPCAFFFRSRFDRTEWGWVLGAAVLGVPIQYLVQFEGLALTSVSHASLMVASLPMLLAVAAAIFSGERLRRQGWFALLASSVGAALIAFSSTTRSGATQASALGDLLVVASMVAAIGWILISKRLMRHHAAVMVTVVVYWIGTAMLAVAVVAIHGIPPVHYSRRAWLAVVAQGLLVTAATTLLWNWGLKRVPASRAGIFVNLEPLVGAILGVIVLHDVLGSLAIAGGVLILGGAVYFSVA; encoded by the coding sequence ATGGCTAACGACATGCGGGCGCACCGCTTCCTGCCGACGATTGCGTTGGCCACGGCCGGCTCCGTTTGGGGCACGGGCTTCCTGCTCGGCAAAATCGCCTTGACCGAGATGCCCGTCGCCGACATGGTCCTGTTTCGCTTCGTGGTCGGCTGCGCCGTGTTGGTGCCGTGCGCTTTCTTCTTTCGATCGCGCTTCGACCGGACCGAGTGGGGGTGGGTGTTAGGCGCCGCGGTGTTGGGCGTACCGATCCAGTATCTCGTCCAGTTCGAGGGGCTGGCGCTCACCAGCGTGTCGCACGCCTCGCTCATGGTCGCGTCGTTGCCGATGCTGCTCGCGGTCGCGGCCGCGATCTTCTCGGGCGAGCGGTTGCGAAGGCAAGGGTGGTTCGCGCTCCTGGCGTCGAGTGTCGGCGCGGCCTTGATTGCGTTTTCGAGTACGACGCGCTCGGGCGCGACGCAGGCGAGCGCGCTGGGCGACCTGCTGGTGGTCGCGTCGATGGTTGCCGCCATCGGATGGATCCTGATTTCGAAGCGGCTCATGCGACACCATGCAGCAGTAATGGTGACGGTAGTCGTGTATTGGATCGGCACGGCAATGCTGGCAGTAGCGGTCGTCGCCATCCATGGTATCCCGCCTGTGCATTATTCGCGTCGCGCGTGGCTGGCGGTCGTGGCGCAGGGATTGTTGGTGACCGCCGCCACGACGCTGCTCTGGAACTGGGGTCTCAAACGCGTGCCGGCGTCGCGCGCGGGCATATTCGTCAATCTGGAGCCGCTCGTCGGCGCTATTTTAGGCGTGATCGTGCTGCACGATGTATTGGGCAGCCTGGCGATCGCGGGCGGTGTCCTGATTCTCGGCGGGGCGGTGTATTTCAGCGTGGCGTGA
- a CDS encoding DUF167 domain-containing protein, which translates to MTSLTLRVKVKPRSNTTSLTQSPDGTWVARLRSPPVDGKANDELIALVAEQFRCRKADVRIAAGATARMKRLTIDLS; encoded by the coding sequence ATGACATCGCTGACGCTGCGTGTGAAAGTGAAACCGAGGTCCAACACCACGTCGCTCACCCAGTCGCCGGATGGAACGTGGGTGGCGCGCCTCAGGTCGCCCCCGGTGGATGGGAAGGCCAACGACGAACTCATTGCGTTGGTCGCCGAGCAGTTTCGGTGCCGTAAGGCGGACGTCCGCATCGCCGCCGGCGCGACCGCTCGCATGAAACGGCTCACGATCGACCTGTCCTGA
- a CDS encoding TetR/AcrR family transcriptional regulator produces the protein MPGTKAPEEERRAQIIAAAFDVAARRGLDGLTTRLVAERAHLSAGLVLFHFKTREHLLVALLDWLLSTTTVLHVTDDIAALPSPLERLLALLEREMHRLSSEPRRIRLFFEYWLLGTRHPEIRRKMRAELGRYREAFRPMADEILRAEPGRFGSVQPAGLAGLAVSFIKGCAIQSIIDPRFDIDEYLTAAHSLLGQLASSPA, from the coding sequence ATGCCGGGAACCAAGGCGCCCGAAGAGGAACGACGTGCGCAGATCATCGCCGCGGCGTTCGACGTGGCGGCTCGCCGCGGACTCGACGGGCTGACCACCCGCCTGGTGGCGGAGCGCGCGCATCTGAGCGCGGGCCTGGTGCTGTTCCACTTCAAGACCAGGGAGCACCTCCTCGTCGCACTCCTGGACTGGCTTCTGTCCACGACCACGGTGCTGCACGTGACCGACGACATCGCCGCCCTTCCGAGCCCGCTCGAGCGGCTCCTGGCGCTTCTCGAGCGCGAGATGCATCGCCTGTCCAGCGAGCCCAGGCGCATCCGGCTCTTCTTCGAGTACTGGTTGTTAGGCACGCGCCATCCCGAGATCCGGCGGAAGATGCGCGCCGAGCTCGGCCGCTATCGCGAGGCGTTCCGGCCAATGGCCGACGAGATCCTCCGGGCCGAGCCCGGGCGGTTCGGGAGCGTCCAGCCCGCGGGACTCGCGGGCCTCGCGGTGAGCTTCATCAAGGGGTGCGCGATCCAATCGATCATCGATCCGCGGTTCGACATCGACGAGTATCTGACTGCGGCGCACAGCTTGCTCGGACAGTTGGCGTCGTCGCCGGCGTGA
- a CDS encoding SulP family inorganic anion transporter — MLLPKSVTTLKTYTREQFLADTAAGVIVGIVALPLAIAFAIASGVTPDRGLYTAIVAGFLISALGGSRVQIGGPTGAFIVIVYGIVQQYGVDGLLVATMIAGVLLIALGVAKLGGAIKFIPFPVTIGFTSGIALIIFSSQVKDFLGLRMGAVPADFFPKWSAFLHHLASANPWAVGLSMGSMLIMVFWPRVSRRIPGPFVALIVTTVAAHVLRMPVDTIGSRFGALDIGLPHPVLPHIAWTTMRGLVQPAVAIALLAAIESLLSAVVADGMIGGRHRSNMELVAQGIANIASPIFGGIPATGAIARTATNVKNGGRTPVAGMVHAVTLLLITVAFGRWAELIPLATLAAILVVVAYHMSEWRTFKAELRAPKSDVVVMLLTFGLTVAVDLTVAIEVGIVTAVFLFMRRMSEVTNVGAVTREFGEPREEDETDADRARRRRLPPGVEIYEINGPFFFGAAEKFKDTLAAVARNPKVLIIRLRNVPAIDSTGLNAFKDLVRRTRHEGTLVLLSDVHAQPMVALGRSALLDELGEENVFGDIDAALDRAAAYVTD; from the coding sequence GTGCTGCTGCCCAAAAGTGTGACGACCCTCAAGACGTACACGAGGGAGCAGTTTCTGGCCGACACCGCCGCCGGCGTCATCGTCGGCATCGTCGCGCTGCCGCTCGCGATCGCCTTCGCCATCGCCAGCGGCGTCACACCCGACCGCGGCCTCTACACCGCCATCGTCGCCGGCTTCCTCATCTCCGCGTTAGGCGGGAGCCGGGTGCAGATCGGCGGGCCGACGGGCGCGTTCATCGTCATCGTGTACGGGATCGTGCAGCAGTACGGCGTCGACGGACTCCTGGTCGCCACGATGATCGCGGGCGTGCTGTTGATTGCGTTGGGCGTGGCCAAGTTAGGAGGCGCGATCAAGTTCATCCCCTTCCCGGTCACGATCGGCTTCACGAGCGGCATCGCCCTCATCATCTTCTCGAGCCAGGTCAAGGACTTCCTCGGCCTCCGCATGGGCGCCGTCCCGGCGGACTTCTTTCCCAAGTGGAGCGCGTTCCTCCATCACCTGGCGAGCGCCAACCCGTGGGCCGTCGGGTTGTCGATGGGCTCGATGCTGATCATGGTGTTCTGGCCGCGCGTGAGTCGCCGCATCCCGGGGCCATTCGTGGCGCTCATCGTCACCACCGTCGCCGCGCACGTGCTGCGCATGCCTGTCGACACCATCGGCAGCCGCTTCGGCGCGCTCGACATCGGCCTGCCCCACCCCGTGCTCCCCCACATCGCGTGGACCACGATGCGGGGTCTCGTGCAGCCGGCGGTCGCGATCGCGCTGCTGGCAGCGATCGAGTCGCTGCTCTCCGCCGTCGTCGCCGACGGCATGATCGGCGGACGGCATCGCTCCAACATGGAGCTGGTGGCGCAGGGCATCGCGAACATTGCCTCGCCGATCTTTGGCGGCATTCCGGCGACGGGCGCGATCGCGCGCACGGCGACCAACGTGAAGAACGGCGGCCGGACGCCCGTCGCCGGGATGGTGCATGCCGTGACGCTGCTGCTCATCACGGTGGCCTTCGGCCGGTGGGCCGAGTTGATTCCGTTAGCCACGCTCGCGGCGATTCTCGTCGTCGTTGCCTACCACATGAGCGAGTGGCGCACCTTCAAAGCCGAGCTCCGCGCGCCCAAGAGCGACGTGGTCGTGATGCTGCTCACCTTTGGCCTAACGGTGGCCGTCGACCTGACGGTCGCGATCGAGGTCGGCATCGTCACCGCGGTGTTCCTGTTCATGCGGCGCATGTCCGAGGTGACCAACGTGGGCGCGGTGACGCGCGAGTTCGGCGAGCCGCGGGAGGAGGATGAGACCGACGCCGACCGGGCGCGCCGTCGCCGGCTGCCCCCCGGTGTCGAGATCTACGAGATCAACGGGCCATTTTTCTTCGGCGCCGCCGAAAAATTCAAGGACACGCTCGCCGCCGTGGCGCGCAATCCCAAGGTGCTCATCATCCGGCTGCGCAACGTGCCGGCGATCGATTCGACGGGACTCAACGCATTCAAGGATCTGGTGCGCCGCACGCGGCACGAGGGCACGCTCGTCCTGCTCTCCGATGTGCATGCCCAACCGATGGTCGCACTCGGCCGCTCAGCGCTGCTCGACGAGTTAGGCGAGGAGAACGTATTCGGCGACATCGACGCGGCGCTCGATCGCGCGGCGGCGTACGTCACGGATTAG